Below is a window of Enterobacter kobei DNA.
GCACCCTGTATGACGCTGTAAGCGCCGATAAGACTTAATGTTATTAGAGACGCGCGCTTCATGCTGAAACTCCTGTAATCACTGGCAGTGCGCCAGAAGGCTGATAAACCAGCGAGGCAGAATACTGCCCCGCATAACAGGATAGTCGCTGTCTTTTGAGTTTAGCTAATGTTTGCTGCTTTCGTACGAATTGCGCGGATCATTGCTTCCAGCCCTTGGGAGCGGGACGGGGTTAAATGCTGGGCAAGCGACATCTTTTCAAACCACGGGCGCACGTCAAACGCGACGATGTCCTGCGCGGTCATCTGCTGGTACAGAATAAACACCACCGCGATCAGTCCCTTGACGATAGCGGCGTCGCTGTCGCCCTGCAGTTCGATGACGCCATCATCCCGGCGCTGCATCACAATCCATACCTGGCTCTGGCAGCCCTGAATACTATTTTCCGGCTTGTGCGCCTCAGCGGCCAGTT
It encodes the following:
- the sufE gene encoding cysteine desulfuration protein SufE, which codes for MAALPDKEKLLRNFTRCANWEEKYLYIIELGQRLPELAAEAHKPENSIQGCQSQVWIVMQRRDDGVIELQGDSDAAIVKGLIAVVFILYQQMTAQDIVAFDVRPWFEKMSLAQHLTPSRSQGLEAMIRAIRTKAANIS